From the genome of Fundidesulfovibrio putealis DSM 16056:
GGGAGACCACCTTGATGGCTACGGGGTAGCCGATCTCCTGGGCCGCCTCCAGCACCTCCGGCACGGTCCTGACCAGCCGGGAAAGAATGACCGGGATGCCGTAGGAAGCGAGCACCACCTTTGCTTCCGGTTCAGTCAGCTCGCCGCGTCCCTCTTCCAGCACGGAATGGATCACGCCCAAAGCCATCTCGGTGTCCGGGGTGAACCCGGCGGGGATGCTTGCGGGCATCTCCATGAGCAGTTCCTGGGTGCGGCGGTGGTTGGCCATGTCCAGGAAGGCGCGCACGGCGGTGTCGGGCGTGGCATAGGTGGGGATGCCCGCCTGGCTGAACAGGGCGCGGGCCGGTTCGGCCACGCCCGCCCCCAGCCAGCAGGTGAAAACCGGCCGCTGGTTCTTGGCCGCCGCCGCGATCACGGCCTTGGCGGCCTCTTCTCCGGCAACTGCGGCGAAGGGCACGTGCATCACCAGCACGGCGTTCGATTCCTTGTCCTTCAGGAGCGTCGAGAGGGCCTGGGTGTAATGCTCGGGCGAGGCGGTCAGGCCCATGTCCACGATGCCGTCGCGCAGCCAGTTGGGGCCGAGCAGCTCGCGCATGGCAAGGACTGTCTGCTCGGAGAATCCGGCCAGCTTGCCGCCGCGCTCCACCAGGGTGTCCGCGCTCATCACGCCCACGGAGCCGCCGTTGGTCAGGATGGCCAGCTTGTCGCCCTTGAGCTGCTGGGAGCGCGCCAGGGTCTGGGCGGCGTCGAACAGGGCGTCTATCTCGAAGACGCGCAGCATGCCCGCGCGCCGGAAAGCCTCGTGGTACACCTCGTCCAGGCCTTGCCCCGGCTTGGCCAGGGACTCGCCGCTGGGGCCGCGCCTGCGCCCCGGTTTGACCACCAGCACGGGTTTGTTGCGGGCAGCGGCGCGGGCTGCGCTCATGAACTTGCGGGCGTCGGACACGCTCTCCAGATAGAGCAGGATGGAGCGGGTGTTGGGGTCGGAGGAGAGATAATCGAAAAGGTCGTGGTATTTGAGGTCCAGCCGGTCGCCCAGCGACACCACGTAGGAGAAGCCGATGCCGTGGCCGCGCGCCCAGTCCAGAACGCCCGTGAACAGCGAGGCCGACTGGGAGATGAAGGCGATGCGCCCCTTGGGCGGCTCGGCCTTGACCAGGCTGGCGTTCAGGCCGATGGGCGGAATGATGAGGCCAAGGCCGGAGGGGCCGAGGATGCGGATGTCCTCGTCCTCGGCGGCGGAGAGCATCTTCTCCTGTATCTCCCATTTCTCGCCGGGAGTGAGCCTGGCGTAGCCGGGGCACAGGGCCACGGCGGCTTTGACGCCGCGCCGACCCAGGCGGTAGATGTACTCCGGGGCCTCTTCGGGCGGCACGCACAGGATGGCCAGATCAGGCGTCAGGGGCAGGGTGTCCACGCCCTTGTAGGCATCGATGCCCAGCACGGAGTCTTCCGTGAGGGACATGGGCATCACCGGGCCAAGAAACTTGCCCGCCAGCAGGTTTTCCATAACCACGCAACCGACGTGCCCGGGCTCGTTGGTCGCGCCGATCACGGCCACGGAGTTGGGCCTGAAAAGTCCGTCGAGATTGGCAACGCTCATGGTTCGCCGCTTGTTGAAATCCTGGGGTTGGGCTGATACTTTCCCGTGAGTTCAGGATAGTTGTCCTGGAACATTCCGGCAAGCCTCATTTTCGTATCGCGACCAGGGCTTGGGAGAATTTCCCGGACGCCTGCCCGCAAGACGCTTAAGCCCCGCCAAGGAGAGCCATGAACGCCCACGACCGCGAACGCTTCTGGAACGAGCGCGCCCATGAACTCCTGACCTGGAGCCAACCCTGGTCCAAGGCCTGCCCCGACTCCTTCGACGCCGCCCCCGGCTGGTTTTCGGGCGCGACCCTGGACGTGAGCGCCAACTGCCTGGACCGCCACGTGGCCGCCGGGCGAGCCGACGTGCCAGCGCTGATCTGGCAGGGCGAACCCGAGGACGAGGCCGTGGTCTTCACCTATGGCAGGCTCCTGGCGGACGTGCGCCGCGCCGCCGTGGTGCTGGCCGGGCTCGGGGTCAGCGCGGGCGACGTGGTGGGCATCGCGCTTCCGGCCCTGCCGGAGCTGGTGGTCTCCATGCTGGCCCTGGCGCGCCTGGGTGCGGTGCATCTGGTGTTCCCTGCCGGGTTGTCCCCGGCGGGGATCTCCGAGCGTCTCGGGGCCTGCAAGGCCAAGCTGTTCATCACCGCCGACGGCTTCTACAAGGCCGGGCGTCCCGTGCCCCTGGTCCAGCCCCAGGACGTGCCGCGCAGAGTGCTCGTGCGCCGCACGGGCCGCCCCATGGAGGACGCCCGCCCCGGCGACGTCTGGTGGCACGAGGCCATAGCGGCCCATCCCACGCCGCCCAACCTTCCGGGCGCGGTGCATGGCGCGTCGGACCCCTTGTTCATCCTGTACACCTCCGGCTCTTCGGGGCACCCCAAGGGCGTGGTGCACTCGGCGGGCGGGTTCCTCACGGGTTGTACTTCCTCCGCGCGGGAAGGCTTCGGAGTCGGCCCCGGCATGACCATCTGGTGCCAGGCCGAGCCCGGCTGGATCATGGGCCACGCCTACGCCGTGTATGCCCCGCTGTGCCTGGGGGCCACCACGCTTCTCTATGAGGGTTCTCCCGGCTATCCGCAGCCGGACCGCATCTGGCGCATCGCCCAGAAGCACCAGGTGGCCACGCTTTTGACCACCCCGGCCCTCACCGGACAGCTGATGCGCGAAGGCGAGGCCTGGCCCGCCGCGCGCGACCTGCCGTCGCTCAAGCTTATCGTGAGCGTGGGCGAGAAGCTCACCCCGGAGAACCGCAGCTGGCTGGCCCGCTCCGTGGGCAAGGGCCGCGCCCCGGTGGTGGACGCCTGGGGCCAGACCGAGACTGGCGGCGTGCTCATGTTGTCTGGCAGCCAGGGCGGGCTCGCACCGCTTTCCGGCGTGGAGGCCGGGACGCAGGCAGGCGGGCATCTGGTGATCCTGGCCCCATGGCCGGGTATGGCCGCGCGGCTGGTGGAAGGGAGCCTTGGAGCGAAAGACTTCTACGACACGGGCGATCTGGTGCAGACCACGCCGGACGGCAAGTTCATCATCCAGGGACGCTCGGAGCTAGCGGGATCGGAGCTGCCACTGGTGGCGGTGGAGGCCTGCGTGGCGGCGTATCCGGACGTGGCCGAGGCGGCGGCCGTGGCGTCTGGCGAGCAGGTGGTGGTCTACGCCACGCTGCGGGCCGAGGCAGGCGAACCGGAGCACATGGAGGCCGTGCTGACGCAGGCCGTGCGACGCGACGTGGAAGGTCCGGAGTTCCCGCTTTCGATTCGCATCGTGGAGGAGCTGCCCAAGACGCGCTCCGGCAAGATCGCGCGCAACGCCCTGCGCGGGGCGGCGGAGGGCCGCATGGGTGACGTGTCCGGGCTTGCGGACCCGTCGGTGATGTCCACGCTGCTGGGAGACAAGGACGCGCTGTTCTGATCCCGGCTGCGCGCATGAACGGGCTGTAACTTGACTTGCCCAGCTGAGGACATACATACATCCCCGTCCGCATAAGGTGATGGAGGCTTTGTCGTGGCGCTCCTTTTGGTTCTTTCCTTCGCGTTGGTCCTTCTCGCGCCCGGCGAGGCCCTGGCCTGGGGGCCTGGAGTCCACACTGCGGCCGCACGCTTCGTGCTGGCCAATCTCGACCTGGTGCCGCCCGCCGTGGCCGCGCTTCTCACCCAGTTTCCCAATACCTATCTGTACGGCTGCCTGAGCGCGGACTTCTTCGTGGGCAAGGGCACGCGCATGCGCCCTGGCCACAGCCACAACTGGGAGTCCGCCGCGCGTCTCTCCCAGGCCGCCGACAGCGAACAGCTGAAGGTCCACGCCCTGGGGTACATGTCGCATCTGGCGGCTGACGTGGTGGCGCACAATATTTACGTGCCGGGCGTCATGGTCCGCACGTCGCTTCCTGGAAATCTGGCCCACGCCTATGTGGAGGTGCAGGCCGACTCGCGCCTTACCGGCGGCCACGGCCTGTCCCACCGCCTGTCGCGGCCCTCACAGCGCATGGTGGACCGCAGCATGGTCCAGGCGCTGGATAAGAACGTGTTCACCTACCTGTGCCGCAAGCGCATGTTCCGCAGCAGTGTGCGCCTCGCCGGGCTTCGCGGCTGGAACCGCTCCCTGCGCTTTGCCCAGAGCGTGCTGCCACTGCCCGACGACCGGGCCTGCCTGGACTCCATGTTCGAACTCAGCCTGCGGGCGGTGCTTGATGTGTTGCGTTCTCCCGGCGAGAGCGCGCTTTTTGCCATGGACCCCATCGGCAGCCTGAATCTGGCCCAGGCCAAAAAGCATCAGGAGGCCTCACCGATGGATTCGCGCCTCAAGGATCTGCCCGGCCTGCCGGGGAGGCCTGCGGCGCTGTTCCAGGACGTGGCCTAGCGTGTCTGGAATAGTGCATGTGTTCTCATAAATGAGAACTGTAAATTCCTTTGCAAAGCAACAGAATGGCGCTGCAAAAGTTGCACGGGAAAGTAAGATATAAGAGTGAGGTTGGTGTTGTATTGTTCAGGTATGGTTCGCACATGCCGCATGAGTTGTTTGCTTGGGCGTGGAAGGCTGCCTTTATCGCTTTGAGTGCCCGCAATATTGATGGAACACTGAACACGAAGGATCATCATGAGTGATTCGTTTCTGAAGTCTGGGATTCTATCTCCAAGGCACGAAGTGTTTCCAATTATATCTTTAATGAAAAATGAGTTAATAACGGGGTTCGACAGTAAGTTTGTTTCATTTGGCTCATGTTTTGCTGCTAATATCTCGGCGGCGTTGTGTGGTATCGGAATTCACTGCTACTTCAAAAGGGAAATTTGCAGACATTTTAGCACGGAAAGCCTTTTGAATGTACTTAAGATCGTCACCAATGAGAACAGCAAAATTCATTATCACAAGTATGACGACTATGTCGGCGGAATTAATCCGTGGCAATTTAGCATTGGGCGGATTTTTCAGACGCAGGATGATGTATCCAGAATAATTAACGAACTCGTCAAAGAGTTCCGTAATGAAATTGAGAGGGCAGATAATGTTATATTTACACTTGGAACGAATATAATCATTCGAGACAATGTGACGGGTGTATGTATTTCTACGTCTGATAAGATGCCGCCAGAAAGTTACGCGCAATTGTCGCTAAGCGTTGCTCAAATTGTCGGTCAATTGAATGAGATTCATGATGAGATTGTAAAAATTAAAGGAGGTGAACGATTTAACTTTTTTGTTACTCTGTCGCCTCAACGATATTCGTTTGTGTCGGAAGATGACGGTGCATTCAATACGTCGACACAGTGTAAATTTGTTCAGAATAATCTTTCAAAATCGATATGTAGAGTTGCAATAGATGAGTTTATTAGGTCAAGGCGGCGATGCTATTATTTCCCGTCATATGAGATTGTGGTCGATGAGTTGCGCTTGCAAGAGCAGTTTGTTGACAAGTTGCATGTCGATCTTGTCCGGACGGGAAACTATGTTGTGTCGCGTTTTATTGATCAGTATTTTTCAGAGAAGCTTATTGACGTAATAATAAAAGAAAAGCTTGGTGAATCTGATAAGCGGAGAAAGGTTCAGAGTAAGATAGTAACCGTTGGAGAGCAGTTCTTTGCAGGGAAAAAGCTTGACGAATTTATTTCAA
Proteins encoded in this window:
- a CDS encoding GSCFA domain-containing protein, yielding MSDSFLKSGILSPRHEVFPIISLMKNELITGFDSKFVSFGSCFAANISAALCGIGIHCYFKREICRHFSTESLLNVLKIVTNENSKIHYHKYDDYVGGINPWQFSIGRIFQTQDDVSRIINELVKEFRNEIERADNVIFTLGTNIIIRDNVTGVCISTSDKMPPESYAQLSLSVAQIVGQLNEIHDEIVKIKGGERFNFFVTLSPQRYSFVSEDDGAFNTSTQCKFVQNNLSKSICRVAIDEFIRSRRRCYYFPSYEIVVDELRLQEQFVDKLHVDLVRTGNYVVSRFIDQYFSEKLIDVIIKEKLGESDKRRKVQSKIVTVGEQFFAGKKLDEFISRIASAIANDPDKSWLFEYYVYHFERHWGTKAIDLLVTTVLDNFSVPCFWGVSGRFEKFFSHHLAGRQVLLVDTNRGGDVVGGSLILSPDEIISRPEVDVIIISSTHRESIKSKISDLKLNCRIL
- a CDS encoding bifunctional acetate--CoA ligase family protein/GNAT family N-acetyltransferase — translated: MSVANLDGLFRPNSVAVIGATNEPGHVGCVVMENLLAGKFLGPVMPMSLTEDSVLGIDAYKGVDTLPLTPDLAILCVPPEEAPEYIYRLGRRGVKAAVALCPGYARLTPGEKWEIQEKMLSAAEDEDIRILGPSGLGLIIPPIGLNASLVKAEPPKGRIAFISQSASLFTGVLDWARGHGIGFSYVVSLGDRLDLKYHDLFDYLSSDPNTRSILLYLESVSDARKFMSAARAAARNKPVLVVKPGRRRGPSGESLAKPGQGLDEVYHEAFRRAGMLRVFEIDALFDAAQTLARSQQLKGDKLAILTNGGSVGVMSADTLVERGGKLAGFSEQTVLAMRELLGPNWLRDGIVDMGLTASPEHYTQALSTLLKDKESNAVLVMHVPFAAVAGEEAAKAVIAAAAKNQRPVFTCWLGAGVAEPARALFSQAGIPTYATPDTAVRAFLDMANHRRTQELLMEMPASIPAGFTPDTEMALGVIHSVLEEGRGELTEPEAKVVLASYGIPVILSRLVRTVPEVLEAAQEIGYPVAIKVVSPDIPQPFDVGGVVLDVEDAEELRQAAQAIKARARKLELGADIKGFIVQKMGRRGAQELLVQAQVDPVFGPFLRFGQGGLAAKLSQDKAIALPPLNMSLARDLISRTRVSAFLRGFGGRPPADIDAISLTIIQVAQLVIDIPQIQEIDINPLFADSQGVAVLGARIRVADATAAGQDRLAIRPYPKELEQPAVLKNGREILVRPIRPEDEPAHHEFFKHLSPEDLRFRFFGVVRELSHMEMARLTQIDYEREMAFIATAPNEDGIPETLGVVRASAKPDNSTAEFAIIVRSDQKGQGLGRLLMEKIIGYCRSRGTGAITGQALLENKGMQGLAEKVGFEVWRNTDDEVVEMHLDLKQPPGLYR
- a CDS encoding AMP-binding protein — protein: MNAHDRERFWNERAHELLTWSQPWSKACPDSFDAAPGWFSGATLDVSANCLDRHVAAGRADVPALIWQGEPEDEAVVFTYGRLLADVRRAAVVLAGLGVSAGDVVGIALPALPELVVSMLALARLGAVHLVFPAGLSPAGISERLGACKAKLFITADGFYKAGRPVPLVQPQDVPRRVLVRRTGRPMEDARPGDVWWHEAIAAHPTPPNLPGAVHGASDPLFILYTSGSSGHPKGVVHSAGGFLTGCTSSAREGFGVGPGMTIWCQAEPGWIMGHAYAVYAPLCLGATTLLYEGSPGYPQPDRIWRIAQKHQVATLLTTPALTGQLMREGEAWPAARDLPSLKLIVSVGEKLTPENRSWLARSVGKGRAPVVDAWGQTETGGVLMLSGSQGGLAPLSGVEAGTQAGGHLVILAPWPGMAARLVEGSLGAKDFYDTGDLVQTTPDGKFIIQGRSELAGSELPLVAVEACVAAYPDVAEAAAVASGEQVVVYATLRAEAGEPEHMEAVLTQAVRRDVEGPEFPLSIRIVEELPKTRSGKIARNALRGAAEGRMGDVSGLADPSVMSTLLGDKDALF
- a CDS encoding zinc dependent phospholipase C family protein; translated protein: MALLLVLSFALVLLAPGEALAWGPGVHTAAARFVLANLDLVPPAVAALLTQFPNTYLYGCLSADFFVGKGTRMRPGHSHNWESAARLSQAADSEQLKVHALGYMSHLAADVVAHNIYVPGVMVRTSLPGNLAHAYVEVQADSRLTGGHGLSHRLSRPSQRMVDRSMVQALDKNVFTYLCRKRMFRSSVRLAGLRGWNRSLRFAQSVLPLPDDRACLDSMFELSLRAVLDVLRSPGESALFAMDPIGSLNLAQAKKHQEASPMDSRLKDLPGLPGRPAALFQDVA